The stretch of DNA GCAGGGCAAAGCCGTCGGGAATCGACTGGAGGTAGACCCACATGCCGCCGCCGAGCATGATGGCGGCGAGCAGGAGGGCAACCCACGAGGAGAGATAGCGCGCGAGTAGCGTGCTCACGAGGAGCGTCCCGGCGACGAGTACGAGGAGGTCGGTAGAGCCACCGACGATGGTCGTCACCTCGTACAGCACGTTCACGTAGGAGATGGTCAGGATGGCGGCAGCGACGAGCGAGAGGACGCGAAGCGGGTCGCGCAGGCCGAAGTCGGTGCGGTCGACAAAGGAGGGGGTTTCAGTACTCATGGCTCAGGGATCCCGCCGTCTGCGGCCACCGCAGCCCGGCGAGTCAGGTCGCTAAAGGTCAGTTCACGGTCGCGCAGCGAGAGGGTCGTCGGGCCGTCGCCCGTCGCAGAAACGAGCACATCAGCAGCCTCACGGCGGGCGGTTGCGACCCCGCCGGCGGGCGTCTGGGCGAACAGCGTGAGGACACGGTTTCGTTGGCTATCACCGCGGGCGCGGGTGACGTGGCCACCGGGGGCGGTCACGTCGCAGGAAAGTCCCGAATCGAGGACGTAGGCCGCGACGCTCGCGGCGGCACAGGCCATCTCGTCTGCGCGCCCGGCGTCGCCCTCTGCGACGATGGAGAGGCCGTCTTCTTCTGCCTCACCGATGAACTCCGCGACGAGCAGGTCGCCATCGCGTTTCGCGCTCGTCTTCCAGTGGATGTCGCGCAGCGGGTCGCCGGGGACGTACTCGCGCAGGCTGTCGAACTCTTGGCGCGAGATGACGGCAGCTTCGTCAAAGAGGAGATTCAGCGTGTGGCGTGCGTCGTCTGAGAGGTCTTCGAGTCGCGGATAGACGAGCGTCCGCGTGATGAGCGGGTACGAGAAGGTGCGCTCGAACAGGCCGAACATATCTCGAACCGAAACGGTGACCGGGCCGAGTTCGTGTTCGCCCCGCCGGTCGTACTCGATGTCGTAGGTGATGGTGCCGGGGACGGATGCCTCGAAGTGCGTCTTCGTCGAAGACAGCCCGTCGCCAACGGCGTCGGTGATGCTCGCGCTCGCGGTGTTCGTGCCTTCGACGATGAGCGAGACGGTTCGCGTCTCTCCCGGGAAGCCGGGCGCTGGCTGGCTTCGTTTCACGTCCGGCTTCGAGAGGCGCGTGCTCTGGATGGCTCCCGCGACGAGCGCGATGGCAGCGGGAACGACGATGGCGTTCAGCGCTCGCCCGCCGAACTGATAGGACATGGCGAGTGCGAGTGCGATGGCGACCACCACCACGATGCCCCGGCGGGTGATGCTCATGGAACCGAAACGGCTTCGAGTGCGTCCTCGATGAGTTCGCGCTTGGTCACGCCAGCCGTGTCCGCGCCGAGTTGGATGCGGTGGGCGAGCACCGACACGGCCTCCTGTTGGACGTCGTCGGGGATGACGTAGTCGCGGCCGTCGATGACCGCACGGGCTTGGGCGGCGCGCAGCAGTGAGATGGAGCCGCGCGGACTCACGCCGAGGACGGCGTTTTCGCGGGTGTGGCCCGCAATCTGGGTGACGTAGCGGCGAATCGGCTCCTCGATGGACACCTGCGAGACGGTTTCGCGGGCCGATTGGAGGGCTGCTGCGCTCGCAACCGGCTGGAGTTCCTCGATTGGGTGATGGCCAACGACGCGCAGGAGCATCTCGCTCTCTGCGTCCTCGTCGGGGTAGCCGAGGTGGAGTTTCTTCATGAAGCGGTCGACTTCGGCCATCGGGAGTTCGTAGGTGCGATTTCGCTCGACGGAGTTCTGGGTCGCGATGATGGTGAAGGGCAGCGGGACGCGGTGGGTGTCGCCATCGACCGTCACCTGTTCTTCTTCCATCGCCTCTAACAGCGAACTCTGGGTTTTCGGCGGTGCGCGGTTGATTTCGTCGCCGAGGACGAAGTTTGCGAAAATTGGGCCGGGGCGGAACTCGAACTCTCGGGTTTGCTGGTTGAAGACGTTGACGCCGGTCACGTCAGAGGGGAGCAAATCGGGAGTGAACTGGACGCGTTTAAACGAGCAATCGACCGACCGAGCAACGGCGCGCGAGAGCATCGTCTTCCCGACGCCGGGAACGTCCTCTAAGAGGATGTGCCCGCGTGCTAAGATGGCGGTGACGATTTGCTCGACGGTGCCGTGATTTCCGACGATTACCTGTTCTACGTTCTCGATTATGTCCTCTGCGAGTGCGCCCGCGTCGTCGATGGACAACGCAGTAGTTGCCGCACTCGGTTCGGCGCTAGTGATGTCGGCGTCTGTCATGGGAGGGGTAGTTACGCTCTACAATGAGGTTGTCTGACACTCCGGAGGCTGGTTACAAATGCTTTCTGTCATATACCCAACGAGAGTGTGCACCTCTTCGCCCGTTATAGTGCCCCAGAATATCTAACGTTACTGGGCACTCAACCCGTCAACTACCAGGATTTACACGATTCACAGACTAACTCGTCCCCATCGCGCCACCGGCGCTCGACGACTTCTCCGCACGCCTCGCAGGCGGCACCCTCGGGTGACCACGCGTAGGTCGAAGTGGCGGGCGCAATCTCATTCGCACTCGGTTCCGGGGCCGCGTCTGCCTCTTCTTCTGCCGCCTCGCCCCCGGCGAACGCATCGAGCGTCGAATCCTCGCTCATACCTACTCTCTCGGCGCGACGGACTTATACCGTCTGCCGTGTCGGACAGTAGCAATCAAATACCCGCAGTACAATCCCACGACTATGGCAAACATCGCTTTGGAACTCCTGAACAACGCCGTCGAACTCACGATGCGCTTTACTGACGTCGCCCTGAGCGACCCACTCTCTGCGCTCTTGCTCACGATGGGCGCGCTCCTTACGGGCGTCTCGATGCTCGCTCTGCTCTACCTCGGCCTCGGTGCGGTGGGCGACGCGATGGTCGGTGACGTCACGCAAGGACCGCCCCAGCAAGGGCAATAGCCGTCTCGATATCTGGGCCAAGCGGCGACCCCATCACGATGCTATCGACGTGCGCGAGGACGCCGTCCACCTTTTCCGCCACTTCGTCGGGCGTCCCCGCGATACAGAAGGCGTCTATCATGTCGTCGGTGACCGCACCGAACGCCGCGGTGAATTTACCGGCGCCAATCTGTTCACCAATCTGTGCCGCCGCATCGGGGTCGATGCCGTGGCGTTCCAACACTGGCGGTGCGGCCCCGCCCGCGATGAACGCGACCGGCGGCCGGGCAGCCTCGCGCGCCGCCTCCCCGTCTTCTGCGATGCTCACGCTCGCGTAGGCCGCAGCATCGAACGCGCCACGGTCGTCGGGACGCATCGCTAACCCCTCAGAAATCTGGCCCGCCGCCCACTCGACATCGGCCGGGTGTGAGGCGTTTATCAGCACACCGTCTGCGTGTTTCGCGCTCATTTTGAGCATGTGTGGCCCCTGTGCGCCAATGTAAACGGGAATCTCGCCCGCGTCGTAGTTGAGGCCCGCATCGGTCGCCGTAAACGTCCCATCGTGGGTGACGCGCTCGCCCGCCCACAGCCGTTGGGCGACTTTCATCGTTTCGAGCACCCGCCGCAGGGGCCGGTCGCGGTCGTAGCCCAAATTCGTGAGCGTCGAGCGGTCGCCCGCGCCCAGCCCGAACACCGCGCGGCCGTCCGTCGATTCGTCGAGCGTCGCCATCCGCGAAGCGAGCGCCACGGGGTGGGTTTCGTAGGGATTGACGACGCCAGGGCCGACGCGCAGGTCGGTCGTCGCCTGTCCGATGCGGTCGAGTGCGATGAACGGGTCGCGGTTGTTGTAGTGGGCGGAGACGAATCCGGTGTCGAACCCAGCCGCTTCCGCCAACGTTCCGTACTCCGCAAGCTCCGAAACGGGGTGTTCCGGGGTTAGCTCAATTCCGTTCATACGACCACCCTCTGAGTGCTTGGCGGACGAAATCTGTCTCGACAGACCGATACAGGTTCTCGCTGCCGCCGTGGTCACCGAACTCCCAGTCGCGGACGATGGTCACGGGTGTCCCACCGTCGCCTTCGCCCGAGACGAGGTTCGCCGCGCCCGCCAGTTCGTCGACGACACACTGGACGGTGACGCCGAGTTCGCGGCCGTCTCTGTCGCGCTCGCCGCGCCAGTCGCGGCTCGCCGGCATGCCCGCCCACCCAATCGCCACCGCGCGCTGGCCGTGACGAAACGGTCGGCCGCAGGTGTCGGTC from Haladaptatus sp. ZSTT2 encodes:
- a CDS encoding DUF58 domain-containing protein, with product MSITRRGIVVVVAIALALAMSYQFGGRALNAIVVPAAIALVAGAIQSTRLSKPDVKRSQPAPGFPGETRTVSLIVEGTNTASASITDAVGDGLSSTKTHFEASVPGTITYDIEYDRRGEHELGPVTVSVRDMFGLFERTFSYPLITRTLVYPRLEDLSDDARHTLNLLFDEAAVISRQEFDSLREYVPGDPLRDIHWKTSAKRDGDLLVAEFIGEAEEDGLSIVAEGDAGRADEMACAAASVAAYVLDSGLSCDVTAPGGHVTRARGDSQRNRVLTLFAQTPAGGVATARREAADVLVSATGDGPTTLSLRDRELTFSDLTRRAAVAADGGIPEP
- a CDS encoding AAA family ATPase, which codes for MTDADITSAEPSAATTALSIDDAGALAEDIIENVEQVIVGNHGTVEQIVTAILARGHILLEDVPGVGKTMLSRAVARSVDCSFKRVQFTPDLLPSDVTGVNVFNQQTREFEFRPGPIFANFVLGDEINRAPPKTQSSLLEAMEEEQVTVDGDTHRVPLPFTIIATQNSVERNRTYELPMAEVDRFMKKLHLGYPDEDAESEMLLRVVGHHPIEELQPVASAAALQSARETVSQVSIEEPIRRYVTQIAGHTRENAVLGVSPRGSISLLRAAQARAVIDGRDYVIPDDVQQEAVSVLAHRIQLGADTAGVTKRELIEDALEAVSVP
- a CDS encoding DUF7573 domain-containing protein encodes the protein MSEDSTLDAFAGGEAAEEEADAAPEPSANEIAPATSTYAWSPEGAACEACGEVVERRWRDGDELVCESCKSW
- a CDS encoding 5,10-methylenetetrahydromethanopterin reductase; this encodes MNGIELTPEHPVSELAEYGTLAEAAGFDTGFVSAHYNNRDPFIALDRIGQATTDLRVGPGVVNPYETHPVALASRMATLDESTDGRAVFGLGAGDRSTLTNLGYDRDRPLRRVLETMKVAQRLWAGERVTHDGTFTATDAGLNYDAGEIPVYIGAQGPHMLKMSAKHADGVLINASHPADVEWAAGQISEGLAMRPDDRGAFDAAAYASVSIAEDGEAAREAARPPVAFIAGGAAPPVLERHGIDPDAAAQIGEQIGAGKFTAAFGAVTDDMIDAFCIAGTPDEVAEKVDGVLAHVDSIVMGSPLGPDIETAIALAGAVLA